The genomic window cccttaaaactgctttaagaatttgagggtttgagggttctactagtaatgctctaagcATGTGATGGAGAACaatcaaattgagacttataaaatggaaaaccGAATTTTTAAGATAAACCCTATAAAccaggaaggagggagtagtatcttGGAGTAAGATAAAGACGCGGTGCTGACGGCGTTCAAGAAGTCAGAGCACACAGGGAACAGCGGCCCATCTTGGAAATTAACAGCATGTGGCTTTTGTCTCGGCTCTTGGGGCGCCCCTACGTCCGCGGGCTTGGCGCGAAAAGGAAGAATCTCTCGCTTGAAGCGGCTACAGTAATGGGATAGCCAATTAgcgcatactaaactaggagaaatagGGAGAAAAGTGAGCTCCCAGGGAATCAATTCCAAGTCGCCTCGGTAGTGCAAGATGCTGCTAGCCATTGCGCCACGATTGCGTTCATGGTAATATAGTAGGCACAGCCTAATTGAGGGAACTCTctattttttgtttggttttttgttttcttctccggttttcttttgttttctttatttcttcATTATACTTTGGTTTTTTTATTTTGGTTTCTCTTTGTTTCTTTAATGGTATTTatccgtttttcttttctttttcaatttgtttcttttttcttcatCTTTTTGTTTATTTCTTCGCTTTCACCTTTTTTTCTTAGTTTATTTATCAGTTTTCACTGGATTTTCATTATTTATGCATTTATTTTTCTACAAATGTTTTAAAAAAACTAAATGACTGATTTTTtaaatacacgtttaacatttgtCAAATAAacgtttaacattttttatacAGGGTCAACATTTTTATGTACATattttcaacatttttaaaatgcttgaataatatttttaaatacaagattatttttaatacatggtcaaaaaaTTATACAGACagtttatttaaaaaaacaaatttgattaaaaaaatttatacacattgaacattttcacATTGCTTGATTAACATATTTTCAGATGCAATAttgacattttttaatacatggttcaTGTTTTTTCCATATTCATTTAACATTATCAAATGCTAAACTAACATTTCACAAACACActtttaacatttttaatacaaaaCAAGATTAAAACTTTTGAATACCTTGTCAATATTTGTttatacaaatttaacatttttaaaatgcttgtTTGACATTTTAAATTATTGTTTAATTTTCGGATGCTTGATTaagattttttaaatacatgatcaacttgtTTTCCATCCATTGTAATATTTTTGAAtatatttttcatacacattcaacattttcaaatacttggttaacatttttttcactatacacatttaacatttacaAAAGCACTTTACATTACTTTTTTGATAAAAtgtaaccaagcatttgaaaaaaaaaacgTGTATTGGGAAAATatttctgatgtatacaaaaaatatacaatatgTATGAAAATGTTGATCACGTACTTAAGAAATCTTAATTAAGCATTTAGAAAATGTTAGAATATGTATTTTTTTAATCAAGCATTCCAAAATTATTAAATGTGTATATAGTAGTGTAGATCATCTAttaaaatgttaatcttgtatttgaaaaatgttaatcaagcttttaaaaaatgtttaatgtGTATAAAAAATACAGACCATCTATTCTataatgttaatcttgtatttgaaagaTGGTAATTTGTACTAAAAGTGTATTAGTTATACACCAAAAATGTACGGTGGGTATGGAAAAAAGTAAACATAGAAAAATTATAGGTTTAATATAATATTAATCATTTGTttgaaaatgttaaacgtgtatatagaaatcaacaaaaaacaaagaaaacgaaGAAACCCAATAAAAACCAAAAAcgcaaaaaaaaacaaagaaagtgaATAACCAAAGAACCAATGCAAAATAATGAAAACAGAGAAAACTCAAAGAAACAAAGAAGTTTCCAATAATGCTTGGGTCTCCAAGATCAAGATTTCCGCCAATTTCACTTTCGAGCACACCTATCAGTTTATGACATTGTGGACAACCATTCACACCTATCACACTGAGGAGCTTGCCGAGGATGAGATTTTTTGGAAGCACACGGGTGATGGGCAATACTCCACAGCCTCCGCCTACACGGCACAATTCCTAGGAACCTTCTAAacatgccccccccccctccctaaaAGTCAAGTTCTTCGCATAGTTGGCCATCCAAAATAGGCTCTGGACAGCGATAGATTGACCTAGCATGGCTGGCCAAATTGTGATTCTTTCCTGCTTTCCAAGCGGGTGCAGAAGTCTGAAGAGCACCTCTTCTTCAAGTGTCGCTACACATTACGTCTTTGGAGCCGGGCGAACAAATGGCTTCATCTTGAGAACACCAACACCTCCTCTTGGTACCTTGAGAAATCATCAAAGATTGGTGGATCAAGCGATCCGACTCCTCCACTACCAATAGAAAGGTCGTGGCATTACTCATCATGCTCATGTGTTGGTCTATTTGGAATGAATGAAACACCTGCGTATTCCGCCAAAAGTGCACCCCACCACCGATCCTGCTCAACTCCATCAAAGACGAGGCCCATCTCTAGATTGCCGCAGGTGCGAAGAAAATGCGATCAATCATTTCGGGAGAGTAATCCTTTTGTATTTAGGCCTCTAGGGGCTTGTATTTCACACTCTATTTTCCTCTTAATTAATAATacatgaggcaaatcttttgcttATGTTTCAACAAAAATAATCCAGAGTAGGCTATTCTTCCAACACCTTGCAAATATACAAGTTTTTTTTCCGCACGAATCATGACACTATTCCAACCGTGATCAGATCGACTAATAAGATTTAAGAAATTCTCAGTCGCCTCCGTACATAGAAAACCTTGTGACGAATTGGCAAGCCTTAAAAACAACAGAAATTCCGTTCATGACGCGTGTATATCGGTGATTAAAAAAAGTTGTAAGTATGCAATTCCGCATATCCAGTTACTACCAGGGTTTGCAACTGTTTATGCTGTTTAGCCAGCCTTTGGCAATATAGCGGTGGGCTGCCTCCGTGAAATGGCCGTCCCAGTACAGATATTGAGACGGGTCCTCGCACACGGTAGCGCCTGGCATGCCACAGCCAGCGCTGATGTTGAAGTTGTACTTGCCACCTCCACCGCAGCAACAGCTCAGAACGTCCGTGGTAAGCCCTACAGATTGTCAGAACAAGCGATGCCATCTTGATCAGTGATCACCACCACAGCTAGAACGAGCAAAATGGCAAGAGATTGGCCAAATCTGTTAGTAGAATGACAAAGAGGCAACCCGTGCTACGGTTACTGACCAAATTTGTGGGGAGACTCCACCATCTCGATGACCGGGGTGAAGAAATCGGCGTAGATGACCAGGGCATTCGGGTGGTTCCCCCGGACCTTGTCGAGGGCCTTCTGCAGCTCCGAGTTGTGGTGCCTGGCGATCTCGTTGAGGCCTTTCAGGCATCCGGTGCTAGGCTCGTAGCCTGCCGACTCGTTGCTGGGGAAGAACACCAGATTCGGCGGCATGCATCCCAGCGGCGGGATCCCGGGCACCACCACGGTCTTCGCCCCCTGCCCGAGTAGCACCTGCTCGGCATTTACAGAGTCGCGTACCAGGATCAGCACCGGCCAACTTCAGACAGAGTTGTTCAGACTGATAGATTCGGCATGGTTGCTGCAACGGTTACCTCAGTGGCCGCGGCGATGGTTTTGACGACGTCTGGGACCATGGATCTTAGTTCGGGCAGGGTCATTCCGAAGACCGCAAAGCTGTAGTCGTTGAGGCCAATTTCACCCATGAAGAAGAGCGTCTTGTGGAATAAGCCCGGGCAATCTGCAACACACGCACAGCGTACGTAAGTTCACTGTCCCAAGGATATCATATCAAATTGAGTTTGGAATTGGATGTGTTAATAATTGATTACTTTGGGCAGGGCTGCACAGCGACGGCTTGAGCGAGTCGAACCACCCCAGCTGCACGCTGGAGCTGGTGTTGAGAACAAACGAGCCTACGAGCGGGATGTCTCTGAAGAAACTGGCGTTGAGAGCGGTGGCGCCCGCCACGGCGAAGTTGACGCCCTCGCTGAAGCTGCCGTTGTGCGAGAGGTACGGCGGGACGAACGGCAGATCGAGCTTCTCAGCTGCACGTACGCCGGCCAAGCAAGCACAGATACATCAGCACGAGAAGAAGAAGGTAAAAGTGTGTGCAAGTAAGAGCGGCCGAAGGGCGTGCGTACCGATGAAGTCGATGATGAGGCGGCCGTTGGAGTAGCGGCCCGTGGGGCGGCCGAAGAACGTCATGCCGTAGGGAGGCTGCACCGTAGGGTCGAAGCGCGATTTCTCCGCCAAGACGATGATGGCATTTCCGGTGTCGGTGAAGGAGTCGCCGAAGGTGATGATGGATTCGTAGCGCCGGGGGGACGAGACGGCGGGCTCGACGGACGCGAGGGCGAGGACCACCGTGAGGATGCAGAGCAGCTTCATCGTCGTTCCTCGCCCTGGGAAGATCGGGCCAGCGGACGGGGGCGGAGATGGAATTAATGGAGTACGACTACGAGCGTAGACTCTGCGTGATTTATACACTATTGTTCTACATGGAGTACATGGTCGCCGGCAGCTAATGGCAAGTTGGCCACGCCAAAATTTGCGCGTCAACGGGGTTTTAGGTATAATTAGTAGTACTAGAGAAAAATGACTCTTCGTGCCCGAGGGAGAAACTTGTCATAAATACAAGTGCGGAACACATGGTTGCAGGACGCAACGTTGCAGAAATAGCCACTTGACTGGACCACAAGAAAATTGAATCGATTCTACACGAACGAGTGAAGTAAGATACTGGAATGGATGTTAACATTTCTATGAAAGTCAGGACAAGAACATGCAATAGATAGGCATTTGTGCTTTGCTATATTGAAAGGTTTTGTGGAGATGTTTCAGAATTATAACCCTATATGCTTGGCATCAATTTTCTTTCGAGAAAACGAGTTGGAAATAATACCATAGATTCATACTAGTTGTCAACGTGTTGGCACGTCAGTGAACATTTTAAAGTGGAAATGACTAGTTGAACGGTCTTGAATATGACAAGTAGGCTAAGAAAAAGGAACACCTTACCTGTATCTTACCTCTGGATGTAATGCTACAAAGAACAATCCTTCTTCTATTACCTAAGTGCATCATCAACGGCAACCTGCAAAAAAAAAGCCCACATCCGTCTGCGGACAGAGGAACCAGTCCGCGGACATGGATGCGGGAGGTCGACATTGAACGCTAGCCACATACATTTCAAACTATTTTTCaacaaaccggatgaaattcatgcaaacacagcCGAATTTCGTACAGACAtaacggatttcatacaaacacggCGGATTTAACTACATTTCGAACATTTAGAACAAAAAAAGACCCGCCCCTAAACCTACCCTATGGCGGCGGCGCCCGGCGTCCAAGCCCGTGTCGTCCTCCTCCCGCCGTCTCCATGAGCGCCGGCAATAAGACCGATGAAGTGAAGGTGCGCTCTccaatgaggaagagtagaacatgggagacgAACCGGCCCACATGGGACACAAGGCACCGCCGCCTCCCGTGGCCTAGTCATCCTCGGAAGTGTCCATGACCTGTCCGTCGCCGGTGGACATGAGGTCCACGATAGAAATGGTGACGCCGGCGCTGTCTTCGTCCCACTGGGCCGGCTGATGGTTCGTCGACGAAGCGTAGGAGGCGCAGCTGGTGTTGCTCTCCTCCGCGATCACCTGAAGTTGCGCCTCCGTGACAGCCGCTTCCTGGCGAGTGGAGGCTTGAGCACGGACGGCATCGTAGATGGCACGCTGCCCCGCCACGAAGTTGGGGTTCGCCGCGGCCATGGCCGTCACGGCCTCCTCACTCGCGCGCTCGCTGTAGATCTGGCCCTCCGCCAGCCGGTGCTGCTCTATGAGGAACATGTTGTACCGTTGTTCCTCTTGTGCCTATTAGAATGCCGAGAAAGGCACCAGCGCAGGCTGCACCTCAGCCAGGAGGCATTGAACTGCGCATGtgcctgctccatggtgaagccggcGTGAAGAGGAGGCGTGGGAGCCTGGGCGGAGTCGTCGGAGCCCGTCTCCATCGTCGTGTCATCGGCGTCGTCGGAGACCTTGGGCGAGCTGGCCGGCAAGCCGGTTTCGATCTGCTTGGCACGACGGCTATGCCAGGCGGCGGCAAGGACGACCACCGCAGGCTTCATATTTGGCGACAAACTATCCCACAGTGCTTTCCCGCTGGCGTTCATGGTCGATGCAATGcaagggaggaggatgtggagggGCTGGTGTTGTGGTGTGGATTTAGCCGGGTGTGACTGCCTTTATATAGCGGAGACTGGTGAGGCTAGGCATCTGGATGCATCAATGCGCAGTGCTAGAGTGGGTTTCTCGATCGGCGAGCCTACTTAATGGCGGCAGACGGACGAACAACGACATTGAATGGGTGCGGTAGATAACCATCCCGTCCCATCTAGTCATGCGTCTCCAGCACTGAACTCGCGTGGACACCAGAGACGCGTTGCGGGTGGCGCCATCCGCCGGCGCGGCGCTTCAATGGTGGaggtagtgagaggtcgcgtccgtcctGAGCCGCCTTCAATGCGGAGCGGCGCACTCGgcagcggcatgaatgcgggcagctggcgtcggGAGGGAGCGCACACGGGAGGGGGACggttttttggtgggccagggcggtcagaaaagAGGATTGAgatcggtccggactcccgcaaacctcccccacACTTGTCTCCATTTTGCGGGAGAAATCACGTTCGGACTGCTCTGCGGACCTTTGCAGGCCGATGTTGGATGGCTTCTGCGGTCCGGACAACGTGGTCCGGACGGTTGCGGGAGGTTTACAGGTCCGCCTTGAAGGCCCTAATCAGTACTTGATGTATGTCAACTTGCTACAAATTGGAGGACACCGTTTCGGCAACCGAGCTCAAATGCTccttgataggtctccaacgtatctataatttttggttattccatgctattatagtatcaatcttagctggtttacatacatttacaagcaaatttatatcatttttgggactaaacaactaacttagtgccaagtgccagttgctgttttttctttgtttttttaccttgcacaatatcaataccaaacgaagtccaaatgccatgaaactttttggagaattttttctagCGATAAgtgaccctggaagcttcgggaggggaagaagatgatgttggggaacgtagtaatttcaaaaaatttcctacgcacacgcaagatcatggtgatgacatagcaacgagaggggagagtgttgtccacgtaccctcgtagaccgtaagcggaagcgttatgacaacgcggttgatgtagtcgtacgtctttacgatccgaccgatccaagcaccgaacgtacgtggcctccgaattcagcacacgttcagctcgatgacgatctccggcctccgatccagccgagctccggagatgagttccgtcagcacgacggcatggtgacgatgatgatgttctaccggcgcaggacttcgcctaaactccacgacgatatgaccgaggtggaatatgatgaaggggggcaccgcacacggctaaggaacgatccgtagatcaacttgtgtgtctatggggtgctccctgcccccgtatataaaggagggaggggggaggccggccggcccctttgggcgcgccaagggaggaggaatcctcctcctagtaggagtaggattcctcctttcctactcctactaggagggggaaggaagggggagaggggggaaggaaaggggggcgccgcccccctcctagtccaattcggaccagagggagagggggcgcgcgtcccaccctggccgcccctctctcttcccacctaggcccatgtggcccattaactctcccggggggttccagtaacccccccggcactccggttttctccgaaaactcccggaacctttccggtgtccgaatatagtcgtccaatatatcaatctttatgtctcgaccattccgagactcctcgtcatgtccgcgatcacatccgggactccgaacaaacttcggtacatcaaaacttataaactcataataaaactgtcatcgaaacgttaagcgtgcggaccctacgggttcgagaactatgtagacatgacctaaaaccattctcggtcaataaccaatagcgggacctggatgcccatattggttcctacatattctacgaagatctttatcggtcaaaccgcataacaatgtactttgttccctttgtcatcggtatgttacttgcccgagatttgatcgtcggtatccaatacctagttcaatctcgttaccggcaagtctctttactcgttccgtaatatgtcatctcataactaactcattagttacatgcttgcaaggcctaggtgatgagtattaccgagagggcccagagatacctctccgacaatcggagtgacaaatcctaatctcgaattatgccaacccaacatgtaccttcggaaacacctgtagagcacctttataatcacccagttacgttgtgacgtttggtagcacacaaagtgtccttccggtaaacgggagttgcacaatctcatagttgtaggaactttgtataagtcatgaagaaagcaatagcagtatactaaatgatcaagtgctaggctaacagaatgggtcatgtcaatcacatcattctcctaatgatgtgatcccattaatcaaatgacaacacatgtctatggtcaggaaacataaccatctttgattaatgagctagtcaagtagaggcatactagtgactatgtgtttgtctatgtattcacacatgtatcatgtttctggttaatacaattctagcatgaataataaacatttatcatgatatgaggaaataaataataactttattattgcctctagggcatatttccttcagtctccaacttgcactagagtcaataatctagattacatagtaatgattctaacacccatggagtcttggtgctgatcatgttttgctcgtgagagaggcttagtcaacgggtctgcaacattcagatccgtatgtatcttgcaaatctctatgtctcccacttggacttggccccgaatggaattgaagcgtctcttgatgtgcttggtcctcttgtgaaatctggattcctttgccagggcaattgcaccagtattgtcacagaagatcttcattggtcccgatgcactaggtatgacacctagatcagaaatgaactccttcatccagactccttcattcgctgcttcagaagcagctatgtactccgcttcacatgtagatcccgccacgacgctttgtttagaactgcaccaacttacagctccaccgtttaataaaaacacgtatccggtttgcgatttagaatcgtccggatcagtgtcaaagcttgcatcgatgtaaccatttacgactagctctttgtcacctccatatacgagaaacatatccttagtccttttcaggtatttcaggatgttcttgaccgctgtccagtgatccactcctggattactttggtaccttcctgccaagcttattgctaagcatacgtcaggtctggtacacagcattgcatacatgatagaccctatggctgaggcatagggaacatttttcattttctctctatcttctgctgtggtcgggcattgagtttgactcaacttcacaccttgtagcacaggcaagaatcctttctttgcctgatccattttgaactttttcaaaaaaatttcaaggtatgtaatttgtgaaagtcctattaagcgtcttgatctatctctatagatcttgatgcccaatatgtaagcagcttccccgaggtctttcattgaaaaacttttattcaagtatccctttatgctatccagaagttctatatcatttccaattaataatatgtcatcaacatacaaaactagaaatgctacagagctcccactcactttcttgtaaatataggcttctccaaaagtctgtataaaaccatatgctttgatcacactatcaaagagtttattccaactccgagatgcttgcaccagtccataaatggaacgctggagcttgcacactttgtcagcaccttttggatcaacaaaaccttccggctgcatcatatacaactcttcttctagaaatccattcaagaatgcagtcttgacatccatttaacaaatttcataatcatgaaatgcagcaatagccaacatgattcggacagacttaagcatcgctacgggtgagaaagtctcatcgtagtcaaccccttgaacttgtcgaaaacctttcgcaacaagtcaagctttgtagacagtaacattaccatcagcgtcagtcttcttcttaaagatccatttattctcaatggcttgccgatcatcgggcaagtcaaccaaagtccatactttgttttcatacatggatcccatctcagatttcatggcttctagccattttgcggaatctgggctcatcatcacttcctcatagttcgtaggttcatcatggtcaagtaacatgacttccagaataggattaccgtaccactctggtgcggatcttactctggtagacctacgaggttcagcagaaacttgatctgaagtttcatgatcaacatcattagcttcctcactaattggtgtagtcgtcacaggaaccggttctcgtgatgaactaccttccaataagggagtagatacagttatctcatcaagttctactttcctcccactcacttctttcgagagaaactccttctctagaaaggatccattcttagcaacgaatgtctcgcctt from Triticum aestivum cultivar Chinese Spring chromosome 3B, IWGSC CS RefSeq v2.1, whole genome shotgun sequence includes these protein-coding regions:
- the LOC123065152 gene encoding GDSL esterase/lipase At1g31550; translation: MKLLCILTVVLALASVEPAVSSPRRYESIITFGDSFTDTGNAIIVLAEKSRFDPTVQPPYGMTFFGRPTGRYSNGRLIIDFIAEKLDLPFVPPYLSHNGSFSEGVNFAVAGATALNASFFRDIPLVGSFVLNTSSSVQLGWFDSLKPSLCSPAQNCPGLFHKTLFFMGEIGLNDYSFAVFGMTLPELRSMVPDVVKTIAAATEVLLGQGAKTVVVPGIPPLGCMPPNLVFFPSNESAGYEPSTGCLKGLNEIARHHNSELQKALDKVRGNHPNALVIYADFFTPVIEMVESPHKFGLTTDVLSCCCGGGGKYNFNISAGCGMPGATVCEDPSQYLYWDGHFTEAAHRYIAKGWLNSINSCKPW